The following proteins come from a genomic window of Planctomycetota bacterium:
- a CDS encoding RNA polymerase sigma factor, which translates to MFRFLRQPDASDGVSPPEERPDDRPGDADIPLVQAAQNGDQDAFGRLIRRHQKKAVAVSYRLLGNREDALEVTQDAFLKAFKSLDSLERPGAFGGWLMRIVSNLSLNYRRGRALRQTADLDDVGFGITHGRSADGETTGKSPDPVRAAQGKELGDRLQAALNELPEKQRAALVLFTLEGLPQKEVAEQLDCSVEAVKWHVFQARKKLKGMLEDLL; encoded by the coding sequence GTGTTCAGATTTCTTCGCCAACCTGACGCGAGCGACGGTGTCTCCCCACCAGAGGAACGCCCCGATGATCGTCCGGGCGACGCTGATATTCCACTGGTTCAAGCGGCGCAAAACGGCGATCAGGACGCGTTCGGCCGGCTCATCCGGCGACATCAGAAGAAAGCGGTCGCCGTCAGTTACCGGCTGCTGGGTAATCGGGAGGACGCCCTGGAGGTCACGCAAGATGCGTTTCTCAAGGCGTTCAAATCACTCGACTCGCTCGAACGCCCCGGGGCGTTCGGGGGTTGGCTCATGCGGATCGTGAGCAACCTCTCGCTGAACTACCGCCGGGGACGAGCCCTGCGGCAGACGGCGGACCTCGACGATGTGGGCTTCGGCATCACCCACGGCCGCAGCGCCGACGGCGAGACGACCGGCAAAAGCCCCGACCCGGTCCGCGCGGCACAGGGCAAGGAACTGGGCGACCGCCTGCAGGCCGCCCTCAACGAGCTGCCGGAGAAGCAGCGGGCGGCGTTGGTGCTCTTCACGTTGGAGGGCCTGCCGCAAAAAGAAGTCGCCGAGCAACTGGACTGCTCGGTCGAAGCGGTGAAATGGCACGTCTTCCAAGCACGTAAAAAACTCAAAGGCATGCTGGAAGACCTTCTGTAA
- the trpA gene encoding tryptophan synthase subunit alpha, whose amino-acid sequence MSLAPAIRSKRPALIPFIAGGYPSVDVLAETVRQVTDAGAAAIEIGIPFSDPIADGPTIQSAYTDALAEGSTVEKVLDAVATVEPTVPRLAMVSHSVVFRHGPAKFCDQLKAAGITGLLIPDLPLGEAESVCDTVRAAGIDTVLLVAPTTPRARREKIANLASGFVYYLSVAGITGARDRLPENLAENVRELKQMTDTPVCVGFGIGNVEQVAAVNEVADGAIVGSALVKAMTDTPDPAAAAGSFVRTLLG is encoded by the coding sequence GTGTCGCTCGCTCCAGCCATCCGGTCCAAACGTCCCGCGTTGATCCCGTTCATCGCCGGGGGGTATCCGTCGGTCGACGTGTTGGCTGAAACCGTGCGGCAGGTCACCGACGCCGGGGCGGCGGCGATCGAGATTGGCATTCCGTTCTCCGACCCGATCGCCGACGGGCCGACGATCCAGTCGGCGTACACCGATGCGCTGGCCGAAGGATCGACGGTGGAGAAGGTGCTCGACGCTGTCGCAACGGTCGAGCCGACCGTGCCCCGGTTGGCGATGGTGTCGCACAGCGTCGTCTTCCGGCACGGCCCGGCGAAGTTCTGTGATCAGCTCAAAGCCGCCGGCATCACCGGCCTACTCATCCCCGACCTGCCGCTTGGCGAGGCCGAGTCGGTCTGCGACACCGTCCGCGCGGCCGGAATTGACACCGTCCTCTTGGTCGCGCCGACTACGCCCAGAGCGCGGCGAGAGAAAATCGCCAACCTCGCTTCGGGTTTCGTCTACTACCTCAGCGTCGCGGGCATCACCGGCGCCCGTGACCGATTGCCCGAGAATCTGGCCGAGAACGTGCGGGAACTGAAGCAAATGACCGACACGCCCGTCTGCGTCGGCTTCGGCATCGGCAACGTCGAGCAGGTCGCGGCCGTCAACGAGGTCGCCGACGGGGCCATCGTCGGCAGCGCCTTGGTCAAGGCGATGACCGACACCCCCGACCCGGCCGCCGCTGCGGGAAGTTTTGTTCGGACCCTGCTCGGCTAA
- a CDS encoding sulfatase-like hydrolase/transferase, with the protein MPDRPNILLITSDQHRADALGHAGHSCLNTPHLDLLAHQGTRFDNAYVDCPVCIPARTTFITGRRAHENGCCSYSEAFRVDVERRHMLGGLLTAAGYQTELVGKTHWNTEVDCRGGFEHVTWLARLRRQQLIETGRPGMLAGLGYNEPAPSLSPFPPHLHSTNWLADRACDFIETRERADPFALWVSFQDPHPPFIVHEPYYSMFRDADIDDAVTGAWVESDDEPMDIWKMRHIGNKKPMTPAEVRHMRAVYFGMIANMDHQIGRILAQLQYHGDLDDTLILYTSDHGDAMGDHGLIGKRTFLENSAKVPFIIRPPTGTGEVGQVRRDLVEWADILPTLCTAAGADVPDHVTGRDIGPILRGDSLPEHHVHGQIDDAHMYHDGRYKFIYCVDDGRSLTFDTQTDPNDEHNLTGEHSTRLRQLLIDHLAAEQHEHLINGDLLNRQTPRPSITQLRAENQKGMGPTQYMGKAQRDVMWIN; encoded by the coding sequence ATGCCCGATCGGCCCAACATCCTTCTCATCACGTCCGACCAGCACCGCGCCGACGCGCTGGGCCACGCCGGGCATTCGTGCCTCAATACGCCCCACCTCGACCTGCTCGCGCACCAGGGCACGCGGTTCGACAACGCCTACGTCGATTGCCCGGTCTGCATCCCGGCACGGACCACCTTCATCACCGGACGGCGGGCGCACGAGAACGGCTGCTGCTCTTACAGCGAGGCGTTCCGTGTCGATGTCGAACGCCGGCACATGCTCGGCGGCCTGCTCACCGCCGCCGGTTATCAGACCGAACTCGTCGGCAAAACTCACTGGAACACCGAAGTCGACTGCCGCGGCGGCTTTGAGCACGTCACTTGGCTCGCGAGGCTGCGACGCCAGCAGCTCATCGAGACCGGTCGGCCGGGCATGCTCGCAGGGCTCGGCTACAACGAACCGGCACCGAGCCTCAGCCCTTTCCCGCCACACCTGCACAGCACCAACTGGCTCGCCGACCGCGCGTGCGACTTCATCGAAACACGCGAGCGGGCCGACCCGTTCGCACTGTGGGTCAGCTTCCAGGACCCGCACCCGCCGTTCATTGTGCACGAGCCGTACTACTCGATGTTCCGCGACGCCGACATTGATGACGCGGTCACCGGCGCCTGGGTCGAGAGCGACGACGAGCCGATGGACATCTGGAAGATGCGCCACATCGGCAACAAGAAGCCGATGACGCCGGCCGAGGTTCGGCACATGCGGGCGGTGTACTTCGGCATGATCGCCAACATGGACCACCAGATCGGCCGGATCCTCGCGCAGCTCCAGTACCACGGCGACCTCGACGACACGCTCATCCTGTACACCAGCGACCACGGCGACGCGATGGGCGATCACGGCCTGATCGGCAAACGCACGTTCCTAGAAAACTCCGCGAAGGTGCCGTTCATCATCCGACCACCCACCGGCACCGGCGAGGTCGGTCAGGTACGGCGGGATCTGGTCGAGTGGGCCGACATCCTGCCGACGCTTTGCACAGCGGCCGGGGCCGACGTGCCCGACCATGTCACCGGCCGCGACATCGGCCCGATCCTCCGAGGCGACTCACTCCCCGAGCATCACGTTCACGGCCAGATCGACGATGCCCACATGTATCATGACGGCCGCTACAAGTTCATCTACTGCGTCGACGATGGCCGGAGTCTGACCTTCGACACGCAGACTGATCCGAACGACGAGCACAACCTCACCGGCGAGCATTCGACCCGCCTGCGGCAACTGCTCATCGACCACCTCGCCGCCGAACAACATGAGCACCTCATCAACGGCGACCTGCTCAACCGCCAGACACCACGGCCGAGCATCACACAGCTACGCGCCGAGAATCAGAAAGGCATGGGGCCGACGCAGTACATGGGCAAAGCTCAACGCGACGTGATGTGGATCAACTGA